From the Penaeus monodon isolate SGIC_2016 chromosome 3, NSTDA_Pmon_1, whole genome shotgun sequence genome, the window ccgtcgggaagaagAACGTAGTAGGAACCTTGAGTGTCGTAGCCATCACGGGCCTCttggtgaccgaagtcgttgccagagtagtcgtccttcacggcATAGTTGAAGTCATACTTGGCAGGGACCTGGAAAAGTTTCAGAAAGTTAGGATCATacagtgatataatataataataaattacaattaaaGTAACATTAGTATTACAGcagatttaattttcaaaatcttaCAGACCTCGTAGGTAGGCTGAGGGGCATAACCGTAAGCTGGCTGGGACGGAGCAGAGGCAGCAAAGGCCACGAGGGCGAGGGCAACGACAGTCTAgagggaagaaatatatattactatttcttttcttgtaaACTCACATAAACATAGCATGGTTATCCAGAACACGACACCATTATTTATACTGAAACTATCGCTCATCATGAATAAGAATTAACTAGGTTTCTAATACTTCTCACCTTAGTGAACATTTTGGAGGTAGAGACGAAGTGTGATTCTCCAGTCATCAAGGGAGTCCCTTTTATACCGTAGTCCACGAGTCTAGTAGCCACGCCCCTTTATTCTGTGCGACCTTTACCTTGAATAATGTTCACCATCTTCCTATTCATAAATTCTGCGATCTCTAAAATAATTGACCTTGTACCAACGTTTAAATGCGCTATTCATACATAATAAGTTGATTTATGGgaaataaaattctaaaaaacatTGTGACGTTCAAAATACTGTAATTGATAGTACATACACGCTGAGTGTAGGTCTGTTGCATAACCGGCTATTCTATCTTACTTTAAAAAGAggattttgatattaaaaaagacCATCTTATGACGTTTATTTGTAAAATTCTTGAATTTTCAAGGTCCAAATGCCACTTTACAGTTATGTTAGATTCGATGTAAAATGTTAGGCCCCATTTACGCTATGATACAATATAtggtgtccacacacacacacaaacacacattcgtatttgtgtgtgtgtgtagatacacacacacacacacacacacacacacacacacacacacacacacacacacacacacacacacacacacacacacgcacacacacacacacacaaacacacacacacacacaaatacgaatgtgtttgtgtttgtctgtgtatatatatacacacattcacacacacacacatgtgtaaatacgtgtgcgtctgtatgtatatacatgcatacacacacatatacacatgcatacacacccacacatatgcacacaaacgcacatacaatttctctatttcacacacacacatatgtaaatatacatatatacatttatatgcatatacatacatacacacacacacacacacacacacacacaacacacacacacacacacacacacacacacacacacacacacacacacacacacacacacacacacacacacaatatatatatatatatatatatatatatatatatatatatatatatatatatactatgttacaATATGAAATAGAATTTATTGGACTACTCTCGGCTCTACTGCCAATCTAGCAATCAGAATAACATAAATATTGAAAGTTACCACGCGTGGCCGATAACGAGATCTACTGGACAATTTCATGGAcaaacatgtttttggctgatgggCTCTCTGGTTTGTCCATTTTAGCAACAGGTCTGACAGAGTCAgtctgtgctttgcattttctcttgccattAGAAACCATGTATGacttcaaagtgactgccatggTCTGGTTCCTAAATGATTCGTCGGCGTTTTTATCTGTTTATGGgtgttttagtgttttgtttAGCAGTTAATTCATTCTCTCAAGCCCTCACCCACCACGGGGAACAAGGAAAAGCTTTTGTTAGAACCAGTGTCTAACAGTTACGGGGTGGTGAGAAGATATTCGCAGCCAGTATCCATTGTAAAGGCACTCACGGGACCTGTGCGAGTGCCAACGGcgccatgactgcttgaccctagcctcccgaaggagaccgtGTGATTGACCGGGCCAGGATCAGGACCAAATAGTCGTGTCTGctaggactcccgtctccacacgcacggcaaacacgagGGTAGGTGACAACCCCTGGAGAGAGACCAGAGTTAAGGCCAtcccacctacaagataggcatcattgtttggaaccctctCCAGTGAGCCAGTCACCCATAGGCTGGATCACTTCAAAGAGAGAGCTCAGGTCCTGCTCCTTTAAGAGgcggcacatatatatatatatatatatatatatatatatatatatatatatatatatatatatatatatatatacgtatgcatgtatactgtgtatatagcCGCCGTCGTAGCTCATTTATATCGCATTTCGACTTTGCAgttcttgattttttattattaagtgaTTTGCTGCAAATACTATAACGCATTTATCCCAGGACTGCTACTCATTTGAGCAACTTTGTGTCTCTAGGAAGAGGTATATTTTAACTTGGACATTtgacattatcattttaaatcatatatGGGAGGCTGAGTTTAATTTACGTTATGTCTATGTCTGCTTTTATCCTTTTTCGATAAAGGAGAATGCATTCTCTAGTACTGTTAAACGTATTAAACGTTATCACATACGCAATACGAGTAATATGTAGAATACgaaataattcttat encodes:
- the LOC119595775 gene encoding cuticle protein 7-like yields the protein MFTKTVVALALVAFAASAPSQPAYGYAPQPTYEVPAKYDFNYAVKDDYSGNDFGHQEARDGYDTQGSYYVLLPDGRLQKVAYTVNGDSGYVAEVSYEGEAQYPEYHPAPAYKPAPAYKPAPTYHAAPAYKPVPTYEPAPTYETTPAYA